CGTGCCGATCAACGCCAACATCATGGCGGGCCGGATCAAGCGGCAGCTGCGGCTTATGCAGGCCGCCAACGACGGAGCCGTCAGTCTCGCCCAGGAACTGGAACTCGCGCAGGACGATCTGGAGTCGAAACGCCTGATCTTCGGCGAGCACCACATGACCGTGGCGGTCTATGCGCGCAGCCAGGCCGCGCTCGACGACATCGCGGCCGAGATCCGCAACATCTCCGCCACCTCCGGCATCAACCTGATCTCGGAAGCCTTCGGCGCGCGGGCGCATTTCATGGCGCAGCATCCGGGGAACACCGGGGCGCGCAGCCGCAAGGCCGCGATCACGAACCACAACTTCGCCGATCTCGCCACCTTCCACCGCACCCCGCTTGGCAAGACGGGGCGGGAAGTGCCGTGGGGCGTACCGATCACGCTTTTCCCGACGCCCGAGCGCAGCGGGTTTCGCTTCAACTTCCACGAACAGGGCGCACCGGACCGCGAGCCCACCGGCGGCCACACGCTGATCCTCGGCCGCCCCGGCTCGGGCAAATCCGTGCTGGCGGCTTTCCTCATGACCATGGCACGGCGGGCAGGTGCGCGGGTCTTCGTCTTCGACTATCGCGCCGGCATGGAAATGGCCGTCCGCGCGCTAGGCGGCAGCTATTCGACCGTGCGGGCCGGCCGCCCCACGGGCCTCAATCCCCTCCAGACCGAGATTGATTCCCGCGGTCAGGCCTGGCTTGCCGACTGGCTCGCAAGCCTGCTCGAGCGCCGCGACCGGCCTCTGACCCCGGTGCAAACCAACCGCCTGCAGGAGGTCGTGCGCCAGAACGCCAGTGCCGGGCACGCCGGCCTCAGGAACTGGTCCGACTTCGCCTCGCTCCTCGTCTCGACCGATGATGAGGGCGATCTCTTCGAGCGTATGCAGGAATGGACGGCCGATGGCCGCTACGGCTGGATCTTCGGGGCGAACGCAAACGACACGTTCCAGATCGGGGGCAGCACTGATGCTGACGTCGCGGGCTTCGACCTGACCGGCATCCTCGATTCTGAGAGCGAGCGGGAACGCATGGCGGTCCTGTCCTACCTCTTCCGCCGGGTCGAGCGGGTGATCGAGGACCGCAAGCCCACCATCATCGTCATCGACGAGGCATGGAAAGCCCTCGACAACGCCTACTTCGCGGAGCGACTCAGCAACTGGCTGGTGACCGCCCGCAAGCAGAACGCCGTCGTCGTGATGATGACGCAATATGCCAGCCAGCTCGAGCGCACGCGCACCGGCAAGACCATCGTGGAAGCGGTGCCGACGCAGGTGCTCTTGCCCAACATTCGTGCTTCCGCCGCTGACTACGCGATGCTCGGCCTGACCGAGAAAGAGCTCGACGTGCTTCTGGGCGTCGGCTCGGCTTCGCGGCTCGCGCTTGTACGCGACGACCGTGGCTCCGTCGTGATCGATGCCGATCTCAGCGCGCTCGGCCCGCTCGTGACCATCCTTGGTGGAATGGAGAAGGGCGAAGCGCTTGTCGGCGCCGATTATCGCGAACGTCCTGATTTCTGGAGAGTGACATGACCCGTACCATCATTCGCAGCGTCGTGCTGCTCGGGCTCGGCCTGACCCTGACAGCCTGTGCGCAGCATAACCCCCCGCAAGCCAACTGCTTCAATTTTCGCGAGGCTCCTGCGCAGGCAGGAACCGCCACCGCCACGATCTCGACCATGGGGGCGGACATCACGCGCCGCGACACGGCCTGCGATTTCGTCCTCTTGGGGGCGGGCGGCTGAGCCAATGCGGACCTGGCTTCCTCTCTCGATGATCGGCTTTGCACTGGCAGGTCCCACGGCGGGGCCAGCGGTCGCCCAGGGCGTGCCGACCTTTGATCTGCGCCTCTTCGCAGAGCGGCAGGCCATCCTTGAGCAGACCGATCGGGACCTGGCACTGCAGCAGGACCGGCTAAGCCGCGAGGAGGAACTGGCCGAAATCGAGCGCCAGCAACTCGCCTCCCTCGAAGGGCTGATGGATGCCATGTCGCTTGGCGCTGGAGACGTGGCCGGAACCGTGGCGGGGCTCGAGGCGGGGCAGGGGGCGGTAGACGACATCGAAAGCGCGGCCGCCAGTCTTTATGCGCCCGAGGACGCCAATCCAGCGGCAGCGCGGATGTTCGGCGATGCCCGGGAGGGGATCGAGGAGCTGATCATCCGCGCAGCACGCGACACCCATAGTCTGTCCGGGGTCGGCCGTGCGGGCCTTTCGCTCGTGCAATGGCGCTGTCTCTTGCAGGCGCTGATCTGGCAGGAAAGCCGTTTCCAGATCGGGGCACGCTCACCCGTGGGGGCCTTCGGACTTACCCAGATCATGCCCGGTACCGCGGGCGATCTCGGGATCTACCCGGCCTATTACGACGATCCCTATCTGCAGGTCACCGGCGGTGCGCGATACCTCGCACAAATGCTGAACATGTTCGATGGCAACATTATCCATGCGCTCGCCGCCTATAACGCCGGGCCGGGCAATGTGCAGGATTATGGCGGTGTGCCACCCTTCGCGGAAACCCAAGCCTATGTCGTGGTGATCCCGCAGCAGTACAACAGCTACCTCGCGGCCGTAGGCGGCATCGATGCGCTCGGCACCATCGACCCTGTGCTCCTCGCCAACGCGAGTTTCAGCCTCTCGGCCCACGGCGCAGGGGTCTATGGCGACTATTCGCTGGTCTCGGTCCGTGCCGCCGCCCTGCGGGTTCAGGACATCATCACCCGCATTGGTGAGACCGAGGATCTCCACGAGGCCATCGCGCTCAA
The nucleotide sequence above comes from Frigidibacter mobilis. Encoded proteins:
- a CDS encoding lytic transglycosylase domain-containing protein; amino-acid sequence: MRTWLPLSMIGFALAGPTAGPAVAQGVPTFDLRLFAERQAILEQTDRDLALQQDRLSREEELAEIERQQLASLEGLMDAMSLGAGDVAGTVAGLEAGQGAVDDIESAAASLYAPEDANPAAARMFGDAREGIEELIIRAARDTHSLSGVGRAGLSLVQWRCLLQALIWQESRFQIGARSPVGAFGLTQIMPGTAGDLGIYPAYYDDPYLQVTGGARYLAQMLNMFDGNIIHALAAYNAGPGNVQDYGGVPPFAETQAYVVVIPQQYNSYLAAVGGIDALGTIDPVLLANASFSLSAHGAGVYGDYSLVSVRAAALRVQDIITRIGETEDLHEAIALNTYARAELARLVAIRTRIKAARTEPLSAAQIALAAAQAAERQYMDFSQEDLR
- a CDS encoding type IV secretion system protein B4, with amino-acid sequence MPRDGIGHDGADALDPLTALPAWVKGEKRLSSMLPYVSLVTDRTIRTRGNELMQCIRLEGVNSTTSEDAHLDRIGGLLAGIVAQVGTEFSFYLHKVSKAVDVTLPPIQGEGFAAAVDQRWRAHLGQAGLRDKTLTLTVLKRPEAGSRLPFGLGASRARHAADTTRRLRKLDEVVGFLLSSFDELKPRLLAASTGELLGFLGSLNTGEEHPLFPRSRLGVIAEDVANTRVTFRGTTIVLSDGAVGDKLGAIFAVKNYPAKTDSLMLDELNLPVDMVVTHSFVPINANIMAGRIKRQLRLMQAANDGAVSLAQELELAQDDLESKRLIFGEHHMTVAVYARSQAALDDIAAEIRNISATSGINLISEAFGARAHFMAQHPGNTGARSRKAAITNHNFADLATFHRTPLGKTGREVPWGVPITLFPTPERSGFRFNFHEQGAPDREPTGGHTLILGRPGSGKSVLAAFLMTMARRAGARVFVFDYRAGMEMAVRALGGSYSTVRAGRPTGLNPLQTEIDSRGQAWLADWLASLLERRDRPLTPVQTNRLQEVVRQNASAGHAGLRNWSDFASLLVSTDDEGDLFERMQEWTADGRYGWIFGANANDTFQIGGSTDADVAGFDLTGILDSESERERMAVLSYLFRRVERVIEDRKPTIIVIDEAWKALDNAYFAERLSNWLVTARKQNAVVVMMTQYASQLERTRTGKTIVEAVPTQVLLPNIRASAADYAMLGLTEKELDVLLGVGSASRLALVRDDRGSVVIDADLSALGPLVTILGGMEKGEALVGADYRERPDFWRVT